The following proteins are co-located in the Bacteroidota bacterium genome:
- the recF gene encoding DNA replication and repair protein RecF (All proteins in this family for which functions are known are DNA-binding proteins that assist the filamentation of RecA onto DNA for the initiation of recombination or recombinational repair.) — MHLSRLSLLSFRNYAEAGLHLCHGINCFAGLNGSGKTNLLDAIHYLTLCKSFLTPADSQNIRHSDPFFVVQGEFVMDDGAAENVYCAVKRAQKKVFKRNQKEYERLSDHIGLLPLVVVAPADTVLVTGHSEERRRFMDSVIAQYDRRYLDALIAYNRILAQRNALLKQAGGNPPDSGTLEILNFQLEQYGTPIHEARKAFTENLLPLFHDYYAQLSGGAEEVQLTYESKLNHTPFSMLLEMALQKDCALEHTSTGIHKDDLDFSVAGFPLKRSGSQGQQKTFLIALKLAQYVFLKNASGKKPLLLLDDIHDKLDDERLERLAGIVSSDVFGQVFVTDTSRERMIQLFASRGLPFQLFGVEKGQVEALEIVQQLPASAV, encoded by the coding sequence ATGCACCTGAGCCGCCTTTCCCTGCTTTCTTTCCGTAATTATGCCGAGGCCGGGTTACACCTTTGTCACGGAATTAACTGTTTTGCAGGCTTAAACGGCTCGGGGAAGACCAATTTGCTGGATGCCATTCATTATTTAACGCTTTGCAAAAGCTTCCTTACCCCTGCCGACAGCCAGAATATCCGTCACAGCGACCCGTTTTTTGTGGTGCAGGGCGAGTTTGTGATGGACGATGGCGCTGCCGAAAATGTGTATTGTGCGGTAAAACGGGCGCAGAAAAAGGTGTTTAAGCGAAATCAGAAAGAATACGAACGCCTTTCGGATCATATCGGGCTGCTGCCGCTGGTTGTGGTGGCTCCGGCCGATACGGTACTGGTGACGGGCCACAGCGAAGAACGCCGGCGGTTTATGGACAGTGTAATTGCCCAGTACGACCGCCGCTACCTTGATGCGCTGATTGCCTACAACCGCATCCTCGCCCAGCGCAACGCCCTGCTTAAACAGGCTGGCGGCAATCCGCCCGACTCCGGCACACTCGAAATTCTCAACTTCCAGCTCGAACAATACGGCACACCCATACACGAAGCCCGGAAAGCATTTACGGAAAACCTGCTCCCGCTTTTTCACGATTACTACGCCCAGCTGAGCGGCGGTGCGGAAGAAGTACAGCTCACGTACGAATCGAAACTTAACCACACTCCTTTTTCAATGCTGCTCGAAATGGCGTTGCAAAAAGACTGTGCTCTTGAACATACCTCCACTGGCATTCACAAAGACGATCTCGACTTTTCGGTAGCCGGATTTCCGCTCAAACGCAGCGGTTCACAGGGGCAACAGAAAACATTTCTTATTGCGCTTAAACTTGCGCAGTATGTGTTCCTGAAAAATGCGTCGGGCAAAAAGCCCCTGCTCCTGCTCGACGATATTCACGACAAGCTGGATGATGAACGCTTGGAAAGACTGGCCGGCATTGTGAGCAGCGATGTATTCGGACAGGTGTTTGTTACCGATACAAGCAGAGAACGCATGATACAGCTTTTTGCTTCGCGCGGACTTCCTTTTCAGCTCTTCGGCGTAGAAAAAGGTCAAGTGGAAGCACTTGAAATCGTGCAACAGTTACCCGCCTCGGCCGTGTAA
- a CDS encoding tetratricopeptide repeat protein, translating to MANETKDSPVIDIEGTFDRTERYIEENKKSLLLIVGAVVILAGGFLGWKYLYQKPRNEEAATALFPAETAFAKDSFNLAMNGKGEQMGLIAIAEEYGNTPAGNLANYYLGICYLNTGKPAQAIEALNEFDADDKFVGTLAIGLLGDAHMENKQIDEAISYYLKAAGRESNKFTSPVFLKKAAMAYEDKGNKAEALKLYQQIKAEYPDSPEAQSVDKYIYRTGGTVE from the coding sequence ATGGCTAACGAAACTAAAGACAGTCCCGTAATCGACATCGAAGGCACCTTCGACCGTACGGAACGTTATATTGAAGAGAACAAGAAAAGCCTGCTGCTGATTGTAGGCGCGGTGGTTATCCTTGCCGGTGGTTTCCTCGGCTGGAAATATCTTTATCAGAAGCCCCGCAACGAAGAAGCCGCCACAGCACTTTTTCCGGCCGAAACGGCTTTTGCAAAAGATTCTTTCAACCTTGCCATGAATGGTAAAGGTGAGCAAATGGGCCTTATTGCCATTGCCGAAGAATATGGCAATACGCCTGCCGGCAATCTGGCTAACTACTACCTCGGTATTTGCTACCTCAATACCGGAAAACCCGCTCAGGCCATTGAAGCACTCAACGAGTTTGATGCCGATGATAAATTTGTAGGTACGCTTGCTATCGGTCTGCTTGGTGATGCCCACATGGAAAACAAGCAAATCGACGAAGCCATCAGCTACTACCTGAAAGCAGCCGGCCGCGAGTCGAACAAATTCACCAGCCCTGTTTTCCTCAAGAAAGCAGCTATGGCTTACGAAGACAAAGGCAATAAAGCTGAAGCCCTCAAGCTCTATCAGCAAATTAAAGCAGAATACCCCGATTCGCCAGAAGCCCAGTCTGTAGATAAGTACATCTACAGAACCGGCGGCACTGTAGAATAA
- a CDS encoding 6,7-dimethyl-8-ribityllumazine synthase, whose amino-acid sequence MATALKNLSDYDASTVPSGAGKRVAVLVAEWNAEITHALAQGAITTLLKHEVAENDVELHHVPGTFELTLGAQWLGARNDIDAVICIGCVIQGDTRHFDFICDSVTQGLTQLNIRHSKPFVFGVLTTNNLEQAQDRAGGKHGNKGDEAAVTALKMLGLRKEIESTNRAGKQLGYGM is encoded by the coding sequence ATGGCCACAGCGCTCAAAAATTTGTCGGACTATGATGCTTCAACGGTTCCCTCCGGAGCCGGAAAGCGCGTAGCCGTGCTGGTGGCCGAGTGGAATGCCGAAATTACCCATGCCCTTGCGCAAGGTGCCATTACCACCCTGCTCAAACACGAAGTAGCCGAAAACGATGTGGAACTCCACCACGTACCCGGCACCTTCGAACTCACACTGGGCGCACAATGGCTGGGCGCGAGAAATGATATTGATGCCGTTATTTGCATTGGCTGTGTTATTCAGGGCGACACCCGCCACTTCGATTTTATCTGCGACAGTGTCACTCAGGGGCTCACCCAGCTGAATATCCGCCACAGCAAACCATTTGTGTTTGGTGTACTCACCACAAACAATCTGGAGCAGGCACAAGACCGCGCCGGCGGAAAACACGGCAACAAAGGCGACGAAGCCGCAGTAACCGCGCTGAAAATGCTTGGCCTGCGCAAAGAAATAGAAAGTACCAACCGGGCTGGCAAACAGCTTGGATACGGGATGTAG
- a CDS encoding JAB domain-containing protein, with translation MNISLTKTQKILIESSEDIARIMRQILLRENRLSRQREHVWTIGLNEEFKMLYVELIAFGIPAKDKVQPMEIYRLPLQKDAKYLYICHNRKTADMSAKPDDKALTDRMIQVGNIVGITVFDHIIINSKTEDYLSYRDVGLMDELSKSTTWVPKFEMVKKIKKMANEEGQKQKARQIAKDMKKKKLDVELISQLTGLSLNEIERI, from the coding sequence ATGAATATCTCGCTCACCAAAACGCAGAAGATACTGATTGAAAGCTCCGAAGACATTGCCCGGATTATGCGGCAGATTTTGCTGCGCGAAAACCGGCTGAGCCGTCAGCGCGAACATGTGTGGACAATCGGACTGAACGAAGAGTTTAAAATGCTTTACGTCGAACTCATCGCTTTCGGCATACCGGCCAAAGACAAGGTGCAGCCAATGGAAATTTACAGGCTTCCGCTGCAAAAAGATGCGAAGTACCTCTACATCTGTCATAATCGCAAGACTGCGGATATGAGCGCGAAACCAGACGACAAGGCTTTGACTGACCGAATGATTCAGGTGGGAAATATTGTGGGGATTACGGTCTTCGATCATATCATCATTAACTCGAAAACGGAAGATTACCTGAGTTACCGGGATGTGGGGCTGATGGATGAGTTGAGTAAGAGTACGACTTGGGTGCCGAAGTTTGAGATGGTGAAGAAGATTAAGAAGATGGCGAATGAAGAAGGCCAAAAACAGAAAGCCCGTCAGATTGCTAAAGACATGAAGAAGAAAAAGCTGGATGTGGAGTTGATTTCGCAATTAACAGGTTTGTCTTTAAATGAGATTGAACGTATTTAA
- a CDS encoding type II secretion system F family protein — MAIDLRQLNHTPAGSEKPSPKSGSSLQELLSRDISLSGNRFGDRQKERFYNELHTLLTSGIDIRTALELLENEAEKKDEQKLFAQIRQAVISGSTLPDAVCATGRFSDYEFFSLRIGEESGRMSTVLHDLADYYTKKIRQSRRVRSALTYPSVVVSVAIGAVWFMLHFVVPMFADMLRRFNTELPALTKGIIALSNSIGHYGPWILLALLGAGIFIYTQRKQLWYRRISASVLLRLPYIGSIARKVYLERFAHAMHLLLTAKTPLVNALELVQKMTGFYPLEHALEQVRHDVMRGMPLHESLGKFPVFTKRFISLLRVAEEVNQLEQMFARLSKQYTEEIEHDTGVLGSVIEPVMIIFLGLAVALILVAMYMPMFQLSSSFQ; from the coding sequence ATGGCTATTGATCTCCGACAGCTCAACCACACGCCCGCCGGCAGTGAAAAGCCTTCGCCCAAAAGCGGAAGCAGCCTGCAGGAATTGCTCAGCCGCGATATTTCGCTTTCCGGCAACCGTTTCGGCGACCGGCAGAAAGAGCGTTTTTACAACGAGCTGCACACACTGCTCACTTCCGGCATCGACATCCGCACCGCACTCGAACTGCTCGAAAACGAAGCCGAGAAGAAAGACGAACAAAAGCTCTTTGCGCAAATCCGTCAGGCGGTCATCAGCGGCAGCACCCTGCCCGATGCCGTGTGCGCCACCGGCCGTTTCAGCGATTACGAATTTTTCAGCCTCCGCATCGGCGAAGAAAGCGGCCGCATGAGCACCGTCCTCCACGACCTTGCGGATTACTACACCAAAAAAATCCGCCAAAGCCGCCGTGTGCGCAGCGCACTCACTTATCCTTCCGTGGTGGTCAGCGTGGCCATCGGTGCCGTGTGGTTCATGCTGCATTTCGTAGTGCCCATGTTTGCCGACATGCTGCGCCGTTTCAACACCGAGTTACCCGCGCTCACTAAAGGCATCATTGCACTGTCCAATTCCATCGGGCATTACGGCCCCTGGATTTTACTTGCGCTGCTTGGTGCAGGCATTTTCATTTACACACAACGCAAACAACTCTGGTACCGTCGCATCAGCGCATCGGTATTGCTGCGTTTACCTTACATCGGCAGCATCGCCCGCAAAGTGTATCTCGAACGTTTTGCACACGCCATGCACCTGCTGCTCACCGCCAAAACACCATTAGTAAACGCCCTCGAGCTTGTGCAGAAAATGACCGGCTTCTATCCGCTCGAACACGCCCTCGAGCAGGTGCGGCACGATGTAATGCGCGGCATGCCCCTGCACGAAAGCCTCGGCAAATTTCCCGTCTTCACCAAACGCTTCATCTCGCTGCTCCGCGTGGCCGAAGAAGTAAATCAATTGGAACAAATGTTCGCGCGCCTCTCCAAACAATACACCGAAGAAATTGAACACGACACCGGCGTACTCGGCAGTGTAATCGAACCGGTAATGATTATTTTCCTCGGCCTCGCCGTAGCCCTCATTCTGGTGGCCATGTACATGCCCATGTTCCAGTTGAGTTCGTCGTTTCAGTAA
- a CDS encoding prepilin-type N-terminal cleavage/methylation domain-containing protein has translation MKYFVCIYNYLFDKGAKQQRSKKSPVPALLLQGKACGRGYTQIPSGSSKNQNYLHTKLAAFTLLELLVGMVISSIVIAAAFSAWSIISRQHAQYRTRHEASTEASFFSSRLRRDFAQAAAYSGQPNTLTLQLRNQTVQYKNVPPVVVRSIGLHTDTFRVEVANWTFTADSTGIARLQLEMNVNHTPLPLLLTRQRSAAEQLSLLSNPPPHENGY, from the coding sequence ATGAAGTACTTTGTATGTATATATAACTATTTGTTTGATAAAGGAGCGAAACAACAGCGTTCCAAAAAATCACCTGTCCCCGCCCTTCTATTACAAGGTAAAGCGTGCGGTCGGGGCTATACACAAATACCGTCCGGTTCATCAAAAAACCAAAATTACCTGCACACCAAACTTGCCGCCTTCACGCTGCTCGAATTGCTTGTGGGCATGGTCATCAGCAGCATTGTGATTGCTGCCGCATTTTCGGCGTGGAGCATCATCAGCCGGCAGCATGCGCAGTACCGCACACGCCACGAGGCAAGCACCGAAGCCTCTTTCTTCAGCAGCCGCCTCCGCCGCGATTTTGCGCAGGCTGCCGCCTACAGCGGTCAGCCAAACACACTCACACTCCAACTGCGCAACCAAACCGTGCAGTACAAAAATGTGCCGCCGGTAGTGGTGCGCAGCATTGGCTTGCATACCGATACCTTTCGCGTGGAGGTTGCCAACTGGACATTCACGGCAGACAGCACAGGCATTGCGCGCTTGCAGCTGGAAATGAATGTAAATCATACACCGCTGCCGCTGCTGCTTACCCGCCAGCGCTCGGCGGCCGAACAGCTTTCTCTTTTGTCGAACCCGCCACCACACGAGAATGGCTATTGA